ACGCCGACGCCAGCACGTTCGTCCACGAGATGGGACACATGCTCCTGAACGACCTCATCGCCGACGGGACGGCGTCCGACGCGTCAGAGCGGGCGAAAAGCGACTTGGCGCTGGTGGCCGACTATCTGGGACTGGACGAAAAGGTCTTCAAAGGCTCCGATAAAGAGAGGCTGCGCGTTGGACACGAGAAGTTCGCCCGGAGTTTTGAGGCCTACCTGCTCACAGGTCAAGCGCCGTCGATGGGGCTGAAGGGCGTGTTCGCCCGGTTCAGGAAGATGCTCTTGTCCATCTACGCCGACGTTCGGGCGCTGGACGTCGAACTGTCGCCTGAGATCACTGAGCTGTTCGACCGGCTGCTTGCCACGCCCGAAGAGATGGACGCCCGAATGGCTGAAGAGACGACGGTGAACCAGTTGGCCGTCGAGGAAGAACTGGGTCGTCAGCGGCTGGAAGAGCTGGAACGGGAAATGGCGAACGCTCCGGAGCGGGAAGAAACGCCATCGATGTCGAACGACGGCGATCAGCTGATATCGAGGAAATTGGCCCAGCGGCAGAGCCGGATAGCCTACGAGGAAGGCCGGCGCGCCGAGCGGCAAAGGGGAACGGACCGAGCCAAAGAGGCCTACCAGCGCGGAAAGGCGATGGCTCGGGATCAGATACTGAGGAAGATCGAACGCCTCAAGGAAGCCAGAGAACGGCGTCAAGCCCTGCGGTCTGAGGTAAAGTCGATTCTGGCGGAGATCAAGAAAGCCGCCGCTGATAAGGAAATGAGCTGGGCGACGTCACGGGAGCTTCGAGAGCTGCTGGAGGACTACACGTTGCGCAAGCCACGGAAAGACACGCTCCAACGGGCCGCTGACTTGAAGGCGTATCTGGAAAGCAACCCTGAAGTCGACCTAGCAGATTTCAACAAGCAGGACATCAAACTGCTGCATATGCTCGAGACGACCACGCTGGGAGACATGACGATGGCAGACCTGCGCGGGCTCTCTTCCCGGGTACAAGAACTTCACCGTAAAGGGAAGTGGGAGTACGTTCAGTGGGAGGGCGAGCGGAAACAACGGCGGGATGACTGGTTGGGAAAACTCATGGACGACATCACGAAGATGCCGGCCAAAGAGAAGGAAGGCACGATCACCAGCTCTGATGACCTGCGCAAGCAGTATGAGGGCGTGACTGGGGCGCTCGCCAAGGTCAAGGACAGCGTACTGCCTTGGACGCTTGGAGCCAACAGACTGTTCGACTGGATCGGCGGGGGAAAGGGAACCTACCAGAGCAGCTTCACCAAGTTCTTCGTCGACCGGGTGAACGAGGCTCGCGACGGCATGCTGCGCCACGTGTTTGACCGACGCCAGCAGGTTGAAGCGGCCATGGCTGAGTTTGGGATTACCCCCGATCGACTGGCTACGCGGCGGCACCAGAAGTTAGTCGCTTAAGGCTTTCTTTTAAGATTTTGTGATTTGAACCAGAGTTAGATAAACCCAGTTGCTTTAAAAACTCGTAAATGGACACACTGACGCAGCCGTTATGATCGGCTCGTTCACGGTAAAAATGCATGAAGCCCATCCAGGTGTCCAGATCTTTTTGATCCAATTCGATACCAATGTAACTTACTTCACAGCCGTTCTTTTTATAGCATGTCTTCTGTAATACCTTTCGACGGCCGGATCTCACTAAGCCGAACAAAGACGTCCTAAGAATTTGTATAGGTGTTGCGCAGTGACCTTCTGCGATCTTAGGTAGAGTGATCTTCCCAAGTTGGGGTTCTTTGACGATAGCCACAAGCCGCTTAACAGACCCCTTGTCTTGTTCGCAGCCGTCTTTCACCTGTTTCACGACGTCTTCGTAGAGGCCAGCTATTTTTGGCGTCTTGACGCGGTACTTTTCGATTAAGCGCTCCAACTCATCAAAAAAATTGGCCACTTCGTCCGCTGATTCTTCTGGTTCGGTCTTGACAAAATCTCTGTTTTTGCTATCGTCGGTCATGACATAACCTCCAACGTTATGTTAATTTACCCCGTCCTGGGACGGGGTAAACGAAGGCCGGCCAGACCGGCCTTTTTTGTTTGTTGATGTTAATTCTACACTTTAAATCGCGAGCGAGCATCCGCTAACGCTGATTGTAGCGCCCTAAAGATCTGATTGACCTCATCAGCGGAATACTCGTAAAAACTTGACGAGAGATTACCGAGTAAACGGATCTTCTCAAGAAGGGCGTTCACGCGAGCTTCAGAAAGCCTAATAAAACGATGGTGTCTCGTTTCCGTTGTTTTTTCGTTTGTCATGAAAAAGCTCCTCTCTCTTAGAATGCGACTTGTATTTCTTAAATACAATTATAATATATCACGAATATTTGTAAATAACTCACGGACAAAATCTATCCCGACGCGGGTAAATAAGTAATTATACATATATCGTGTTTGAGAATAGTTTAACGAGCGCAAAATCCTAACCGTAACTTTTGTCTCGACAGCAAAAAAAGTTCCTTTCAAAGAGTGCCTTTTCGTCTTTAGAATTGGTTAAATATCAATAATGTTATATTATCGTTAGTTAAAAATAGCGCCAAACTCTTAAATTTTTTAATGCGTCTAAACTAGTTGACTAATATTGACTTCTCACAAAAAATAACGAGTCCACACCGCAATTACGGCATGAACTCGTCATTTACGCGCTTTATATGACCCGCGCAGTTTCTGGCGCGAGACGGCCGAAGGCCGAGCAGTTGCTTTTAGCGTTCTAGCTCTAATCCTCTATCCTGAGGCGCTCGAAGAAGGAATCCTCGATCATGACAATATCCAATTCTGACTGGATCATGAGATACTTGAAAATTCCCCGTTAGATGTGATCGTATATGCTTGATAAGTCCTGTAGAAGTTTCTTGAAATATTAGGTTTTCCGTAACTCCAAGAATGCGTCCATCATAAGTTTGTCTCTGTTTTGCTAGTTGAGCACAATCCATTAGTAATCCTTGATATTTTCCTAGCGGTACCTGAGAAAGGTCTTTAACTTTATTACGTACTATTTCATAAGCTAACTGTTTTCTTGGAGTAGCCGCAACGAAAAGAATTTGTTCTGTAAATTTAGTTTTACGCCGTATGTCTAACTTAAGAGCAGTATTTGGGAAATATATATCTTTATTTTAAGTACAATACGGCACATAACCTCACCTACTTCTTCTAAGATGTATTAATTATACAACAAGCAATTTATAAAGTCAATCAAAGCCACCAAGCAATATGCTCTATTGCTATCAATACTATGATATGTGTAATCATATCCAAAGCAGAAAGATGAACGGTAAAATGTAGTAGGGTGAAAAATATGAAGCAGAACAAAGTGAAGTATGATTTTAAGGCTTTCGGGCAAGCCATAAAAGAAGCAAGAAAGGCAAAGGGCATATCGCGCAACCAGTTAGCGGACAGGCTGAACATTGCGCC
This is a stretch of genomic DNA from Jonquetella anthropi DSM 22815. It encodes these proteins:
- the trfA gene encoding plasmid replication initiator TrfA → MTDDSKNRDFVKTEPEESADEVANFFDELERLIEKYRVKTPKIAGLYEDVVKQVKDGCEQDKGSVKRLVAIVKEPQLGKITLPKIAEGHCATPIQILRTSLFGLVRSGRRKVLQKTCYKKNGCEVSYIGIELDQKDLDTWMGFMHFYRERADHNGCVSVSIYEFLKQLGLSNSGSNHKILKESLKRLTSGAAA